The DNA region ATCATCACCCACGCATTCCAGGAGGGTGCGATCCTCGACAGCGTCCGCACGTCGTACGCGGACCTGCTCGGGCGGCCGGACTGGCAGGCGGACCTCAAGGACCGGATGAAGGCGCAGCACCTCGAGGAGATCCGGCGGCTGATGTCCGGGGACATCGTGCCTCCCGAAGGGGACCCCGGGGACCGATGATCGAGGGGTTCCGGCTGGGAGTCTTCTCCAGGGGGGCAACCCTCTGGGACGGACTCGACTTCGCGTTCGGGGACGCCGCCGTGGGGTTCGTCGCCGGACCGCCGTCGTCGGGGAAGACGCTGCTCCTCTCCCTCCTCCGCGGGGAACGCAGGCCCGATGCCGGGGACGTCGTCGTCTCCGGGGAATCCTTGTACCGCGGGAACCCGTCCCTTGCCCGCGCCTGGCGCGCTTCCTGCGGCTATGTCCCGGAACAAAGGGTCGCCGACGCGGGTCTGACGGTGGGGGACCTTTTTCGCCGCTCCGCCCTTGCCGGGGGCGGCGTGCGGGAAAGCGAGCGGAAGGACCGCACCGATCGGCTCCTCGAGATGGTCGGTCTGCCGGGCTCGTTGACGTGGAGGATCGCCGAGCTGTCGATCTCCGAACGGGCGCGGGCGTTTCTGGCCGCGGAGCTGCTGCGGGGGCCGAAGGTCCTGTTCTGCGACGGCTTGGTCGCGGGCGCGGGGGTCCCGTTCCGGGAGATGCTCTGGGGACTGTTCCGCGCCCTGGCCCGGGAAGGGAACACGGTCATTCTCGCGGAGCGCAGGATCCCCGAGCGGTGGGCCTTGGCGGCGGGCTTTCCGGAATCCGTCGGCCCTTTCCGCGTGTACCGCCTTCCTGGTCCGGCAGCGGAAGCGAAAGGAGAACCCGGTTGAGCGAACGTCCTTCCCTGTGGTGGATCGACTGGCGTCTTTCCCGGCGTTCCGTCGTCCGGGAGGCGATCGGGCGGTTCCTCTTTCTCTGCCTCCTCGGCTTCGTGTTCCTTTCCCTGGTCTTGTCGGGAGGAGTGAGCCGTCTCCTTGCCGACCGGTACGCCATGACCGCGGTGCTGCGCGCCGAGGTCCCTTCCGCCGAAGCGGAGGGGCTGGCGCGAAAGGTCGCCGCCCTTCCCCCGGTGCGCTCCGCGGCGTACCGGGATCCGGAGGCGGCGTGGAAGGAGTTCCTGCGGGCGTACCCGGGTCTCGATCCACTGCGGGGCGTCGGCGGGAATCCGTTGCCGGGGTACATAGAGATCCGTTTCCGTCCCGACCGGTTGACCGGTGCGGATGTCGACCTCGTCACCTCCGCCCTCCGGTCCGTCTCCCTTGTCGACCAGGTTCTGGCGGGGGGGGAGGGACTTCCCCGGCTGCTGCGCGCAGGTCGTCTCGCATCCCGGGTGTGCTGGGGGATCTTCGGCGCCTTCCTCGCCGGGTTTTTCCTTTTCGGCCGCCTCCAGGAGAGGGCGCGGGCGGTCGTCCTTGCGGGTGATTTCACGTTTCTGGCGGAGCGGGGAGTTCCTGCGGGCCGGCTGGCCGTTCTCCGCGCCGCGGGTGCGGCGGTTTCGGGATTCCTCCTCGCCGCGGCCGGAACGGCGGCGGGCGGCGGGGCGCTGTTCCTCTCCCTTCGGACGTTTCCGTTTCTCAAAGTTGTGATCGGTCCCCCCTCCGACCTCCTTCTTCCCCGGACGGTCGCGGCGGCCGTCCTCTTCTCCCTTGGGGCGGCCCTGCTATCGTCGTCGGCGTCCCTCCTCGGGTGGAGGGCGGCCCGCTCCGGCCGGAAATGACCCGCCGGATCCTCTCCGCTCTCCTCGCCGCGGCGGTGTCGCTCGGGATCCTCTTCCCGCCGGCGGCGCGGGCGGCGCGGGATGTCGCGGCCGAGCTTCGCAGGGAGAGGGCCCAGCTCATCCAGATGAAGGAGCGGGAGGAGAAGACGGCCGATGAGCTGACCGAGGCGATCCGGAAGGAGAAACGGTCGACGGGACGCGTCGGCGAGCTGCAGGAGCGGCTGAAGCGCCAGCGGAGCCTGCTTTCGCGCATCGACCGGAAGGTCTCGGCCTTGAACGAGCGGCTGGAGGGGACGGAGAAGGCGGTGCGGGAACTCGCGGCGGCGCACGGGCGGGCCCGGACCGATCTCCAACGGGCGGAGGTCATCGCCTTCGCCGGGCAACGGGCCGGAGCGGGGGATCCCTGGTATCCGTCCGCCCGGGAACGGGAACGGAACTTCATGCGCATCTACCTCGCGGCGGATGCGGAGGGTGTCGCCCGGATCACCCGGGCCCGGGATCGGAAGGAGGAGGAACTCTCCGGGCTCGAGCGGCAGGTCGCCGTAACCGAGGAGAAGAGGACCCGGGAGAAGAAGGTCGGCGATACGCTCCTTTCCCGGAAGGAGGAGGAGCGCCGGCGCCTCGCCGGCATCAAGCGGGAGAAGAACCGCAAGGAGAAGGAGTTGAAATCCCTGCGCGCGAAGATCGCCCGCATGGAGTCCGTCGTCTCCCGGGTCGAGCGGCAAGTGAAGGAGCGGGAGCGGCGCGCGCGGAAGCGGGCGGCGAAGGGGCCCGCGGAGTCCCCGCGACGGTTCGCGTCGCTTTCGGGAGGGCTTTCGGCGCCGCTGTCGGGGAAGGTCGTGACGCGCTTCGGACGCCAGCACGACACGACCTTCGACGTGACGATCGATAACCGCGGTGTGGAGATCGAGGCTCCTTCGGGGGCGTCCGTGAAGTCGGTCGGGCAGGGGGAGGTCGCGTTCGCCGGGGCCGTCTCCGGGTTCGGGAACGTGCTGATCCTTCAGCATGGCGGCGGACTTTTCTCCGTGTACGGCCGCCTGGAAACGTTCGACGTGAAGCTGGGCGAGGCCGTGAAGAAAGGGACCGTGCTGGGGCGACTGCCGGGATCGCCGTCAGGGAAATCGGTGCTATACTTGGAGCTGCGGGCCGGCGGGACCGCCATCGATCCGACATCCGCCATTCCACTCGACCGATAAGGAGCCGACAAGCGCATGGAGCCAACAGGAGCCGCACCCCGCAAGACGGCGGGGAGAAAGTGGCTGGGAACCGTCCTGATCGTCGCGGTGTTCGTCGGAGGGTTCGTGGTGGGAGACCTCACGACTTCCCGGCATGCCGCGCTGGCGAACGTCGCCTACAGCAAGCTGAAGCTCTTCGGCGACGTCCTTTCGATCATCCAGAGCAGCTATGTCGAGGAGGTGAACATCGACAACCTCGTTCGGGGGGCCGTGAACGGGATGGTCCAGACCCTCGATCCGCACAGCTCCTACCTGACGGAGGAGATGCTGAAGCAGGTCGAGGTCGAGACGAAGGGGGCGTTCGGGGGCCTCGGGATCGAGATCGGGATGAAGGACGGCTTCCTCACGGTGATCGCGCCGATCGAGGACACCCCCGCGGCCCGGGCGGGCCTGCAGGCGGGGGACAAGATCATCAAGATCGAGAACGAGTCGAGCAAGAACATGAACATCATGGACGCGGTGAAGCGGCTCCGCGGAGAGCCGGGCAGCAAGGTGACGATCACCATCGCGAGGGAATCGTTACCCGAGCCGAAGTCCTACACCCTCACGCGCGACATCATCAAGATCAAGAGCGTCAAGTCGAGGCCGATGGGGGACGGGATCGGTTACATCCGGTTGGCGCAGTTCCAGCAGGACTCCCACCAGGAGGTCGACCGCGCGCTGCAGGGGTTCCTGAAGGAGAAGGGCGGTCTGAAGGGGCTCATCCTCGACCTGCGGAACGACCCGGGCGGGCTGCTCGACCAGGCGGTCCGGGTCGCGGACGAGTTCATCGACTCGGGGCTCATCGTCTACACCGACGGCCGGGTCGAGTCCCAGAAAACGAAGTATGTCGCCCACAAGGAGGGGACGTACACCGGCTTCCCGATCGTCGTGCTGGTGAACGCCGGGTCCGCCTCCGCCTCCGAGATCGTCGCCGGCGCCCTGCAGGATCACGGCCGCGCGATCATCATCGGCCAGCGCACCTTCGGCAAGGCGTCGGTCCAGACGATCCTTCCCCTGGACGACGGTTCCGCGCTCCGGCTGACGACGGCGCGGTACTACACCCCCAACGGGCGGTCGATCCAGGCGAAGGGGATCGAGCCCGACATCGTGGTCCCGGACGGCAGGGAGCCGTCCGACGGGCACGCAAGGATGCTCCGGGAAAAGGACATCGAGCGGCATCTGAAGGGCGAAGGCGAGGAACCGCCGACGCCGGTCGAAGTGAAGAAGGAAGAGAAGAAGGGGGACCGGGACGGCGGGAAGAAGGAAACCCCGCAGGAGCCGGGAGTCCGGAAAGAGAACACGAAGGATCCCCAACTCGACCGCGCCGTCGAGTTGCTGAAGGGGTGGGAGATCTTCAAATCCCGGTTCATCGACCGGAAGAAGGCGTCCTGACCGGGCGGCGATATGCCGGGGAAAGCCGCCGGGAGAACGGGCAGGGGAAGGAAGCGGTGGGGATGGGCGGCCCTGACGGCCGGGGCGTTCCTCGCCGGCTTGCTGGTGGTGGGTGTCGCCCTGCTGAGGGCGCCCGAAGCGGAGCGGTCGACGGGGGATAATCTCTCCTACTTCCCCGCCGCGGTCCCGCCGTCCGCCGTGCCGTCGGACAACGTGGCGGCCGCGCAGGCTCCGGGTCCCCGCCTGGCGATCGTCGTCGACGACCTCGGGTACGATCCGGTTCGGGACGCCGAGTGGCTCGACTTCCCCGAGCGGATCACCGTCTCCGTTCTACCGCACGGCCCCTCCTCGAAATCGTTCGCCGCTTCCGCAAGAAGCCACGGCTTCGGCGTGATCCTCCACGTCCCGATGGAGCCGGAAGGCGCCGTCGCGGACCGGACGGAGCCGTACCTCCTCCGCAGGGGAATGCCGCCGGAGGAGATCGCGAACCGGTTCGCCCGGATGGCGGCCGACGTCCCGCAGGCGAACGGGGCGAGCAACCACATGGGGTCGGCGTTCACCACCGACCCCGCCGCGATGGCCGCCTTCGCGCAGGCGCTCGACGCGAAGGGATTCTTCTTCATCGACAGCGTCACCTCGGCGGGCACCGTCGGGTCCGTGGCCATGGAGCAGGCGGGTGTCCCCGCCATCCGGCGCGACGTTTTTCTCGACGACGACGACCGGCCCGGGGAGATGCAGCGCCAGTGGGACCGGGCGATCGCCATCGCGAAGGAGCGGGGCCGGGCGATTCTCCTGTGCCACGCCCGCCGGGAGACGCGAAAGGGCCTGCTCGAACTGCTCCCGCAACTGCGCCGGGAAGGAATCCGCCCCGTGACCGTCGAAGAATTGCTCGAGGAGCATTGAGTGGAACGTGATCTCTTCGGCGCACTCCCCGAGGGGGACGTCCTCTCGGTCACCGAGCTGACCGGGAAGATCAAGCGGCTCCTCGAGTCGTCGTTCCGGACCGTGCGGGTCGAGGGGGAGGTGTCGAACTACAAGCGGTACGAGGCGTCCGGCCACCGGTATTTCTCCCTGAAGGACGAGGGGGCGCAGATCCGCGTCGTCCTGTTCCGCGGGAACGAGCGGAACATCCACGGTGAGATCCGCGACGGGCAGACCGTGATCGTGACCGGGTCCCTCGGGGTGTTCGAGAAGAAGGGGGAGTACCAGATCTACGCCCGATCCGTGGAGGTGCGGGGCGTCGGGAACCTTCTCGTGGAGCTGGAGCGGAGGAAGCGCCGCCTCGCGGAGGAGGGCCTGTTCGACGCGGCGCGCAAGCGCCCGCTTCCCCCGTTCCCCCGGCGGGTCGGGATCGTGACGTCGTTGCACGGCGCCGTCCTGCGCGACATGGTCCGGGTGGCGCGCTCCCGCTTTCCGGGGGTGGCGATCGTTCTCGCCCCGTCGGCGGTCCAGGGGGAAGGCGCGGCGGCGGAAATCGCGGCGGCGCTCGATGCGATGTACGCCTTCGGCGACGCGGATGTCGTCCTCGTCGGGCGGGGGGGCGGATCGATCGAGGACCTGTGGGCCTTCAACGAGGAGGCGGTCGTGCGCGCCATCGTCCGTTCCCCCGTACCGGTCATCAGCGCGGTCGGGCACGAGACCGACTTCACGCTCGCCGACCTCGCCGCGGACCACCGCGCTCCCACCCCGACCGCCGCCGCGCAGATGGCCGTCCCCGACCGGGTCGAGCTCCTCGACCGGGTCGCGGCCCTCTTCCTGCGGGGGCGGAGGGCCGATGCCCGTTCGCGGGAAACGGCCCGCCAGGAGTGGCGGATCGCCGCGGGGAAACTGTCGGACCCACGCCCCCTCCTTCAAGGGAAGCGGTACGCCGTCGACGCCCTGTCGTCCACCCTCGTCGATCTTGCGCGCTCCGCGGTCCGGGACGGCCGGGAAACGGTCGAGCGTCTCTCCGCTTCGGTGCGGATCCACTCCCCCGCGGCGTGGGTTTCCGGCCGGCGCGGGGAGCTCGCGGTCCTCCTGGCCCGCGCACGCTCCGCCGCCGACGCGCGGAAACGCCGCCTGCGGTCCGACCTCGATCTTCTCCGCGGCAAGCTGGCGTCCCTCAACCCGACCGCCGTGCTCACGCGGGGCTACGCCATCGCGCTCGACCGCGCCACCGGGAAGGCGGTCCGTTCCGTGGCGGAGGCGTGTCCCGGCCGCGCGCTGGAGATCCGGGTCTCCGACGGCGCGTTCGGAGCGGTCGTCACGGAGCCGAAACCGTGACCGGGCTGCGCCGCATGCTGGCGGGGGTTCTCGTTGGGGTGATTGCCGGCGGGCACGCGCTTGCCGCGACGGGCGGGGTGTTGTCGATCGCCGTATCGACCGCCGCCCCCGCGGTGGGCGATCCGGTGATCGTCGAGGTAGCGGCGAACGGGACGGTCGACAATTTGGTCCTCCGGTGGAAGGACGCGGCGTGGCCGATGCGGGAGGCCGGCCCGGGACGGTACGAGGGGCTGATCGGGGTGGATCTCGACGATCCGGAGGGACCGGCGGCGGTGGCTGCGGAAGGGTTCCTCGACGGGGCGCGGGTCCGGGCGGAGGCGTCGTTGACGATCTCCCCGCGGACGTTCGCCGTGCAGGAGCTGACCCTTCCGAAGGGGATGGCGGAATTCGACGGCGCGACGCTGCGACGGATCGGGAAGGAGGCGGCGGAACTCTCCCGGAGGTTCTCCCGTGTGACCCCCCCGCGCTGGAGGACCCCGTTTCTTCCGCCGGTGGAGGAGTATCGCCCCGCGAACTTCGGCGATCGCAGGGTGATCAACGGCGATCCCCGGATGCCGCATTCCGGCGTGGACATCCGCCTGCCGGAGGGGACGCCGGTCCGGGCGATCGCCGACGGCCGGGTCGCCTTTGCGGGCGAGCAGTTCTTCGGCGGGAGATCGGTGGTGATCGACCACGGCGCCGGGGTGTTCAGCGTCTATTATCACCTGAAGGAGTTCGCCGTCGCGGAGGGACAAGCGGTTTCCCGGGGGGATCGGGTCGGGTCGGTCGGCGCCACGGGACGGGCGACCGGGCCGCATCTGCATTTCGGGGTGCGGGTTCCGGGCGGGCGCGTCGATCCCACGCGCCTGTTCGCCCTTCCGGGCCGGTGAGCGGTGCACTATAATGAAATGCTACGCTGCAGCCGACACGGCCCGCACACGGACCGTGCGGCTGAGCTCGCAAAAGACGTTCGGGGGGCGGTGCGCGATGGCGGAGAAAGGGAAGGAGCCTTCCTTCGAGGAGGCGTTGAAGGGACTCGAAGCCGTCGTGGAACGACTGGAGTCGGGAGAGCCTCCCCTCGAGGAGTCGATCCGCCTGTTCGAGGAGGGGATGCGACTCTCGGAAACGTGCCGAAAGCGCCTCGACGAGGCCGACCGGAAGATCGAGCTCCTCCTGCGGAAGCCGGGGGGCGTTTCCCGGGAGACCGCGGAGGAGGAAGATATCCTGGACAGGCCCCAAGGGAAGGAAGAGTGACGGCGGCCGACACGATCGCCCGCCTGCGCGGGTTGGTCGAGGGGAGCCTGACAGGAACCCTCGCTTCCGAAGTGCCCCGGATCCCGTCCCCCCTCCGGGAGGCGATGGAATACTCCGTGATGGCGGGGGGGAAGCGCGTGCGGCCGGTTCTGCTCCTGTCCGCCGGCCTGGCGGTGGGAGGAGAGGAAGGCGAACTGCTCCCGTTCGCCTGCGCGGTCGAGTACATCCACACGTACTCGCTGATCCACGACGACCTGCCGGCGATGGACGACGACGACTTCCGGCGGGGGAAGCCGACCTCCCACAAGGTGTTCGGCGAGGGGACGGCGATCCTGGCCGGCGATGCGCTGCTGACGGACGCGTTCCGGGTGATGGCCCAGTCCCCCCTGGCGCAGGCCGACCCGGGAAAGGCGGTGCGGGCGATCGCCGATCTCGCGTGCGCGGTCGGTGCGAGCGGGATGGTGGGGGGGCAGCAGATGGACCTCTCCGCCGCGCCAGGAAGTTCCACGCCGGCCGAGGTCGACGAGATCGAGCTGCGGAAGACCGCCGCGCTCCTTGCCTCCTGCGCACGGACGGGGGCGATCCTCGGCGGCGGATCCCCGGCGCAGGTCGACGCGCTGGGAGAGTACGGCACGCGGCTGGGGCTCCTCTTCCAGGTCACCGACGACATCCTCGACGAGACGGGGAGCTTCGAGGAGATGGGGAAGGGGATCGCCAAGGATCGGGCGAAGGGGAAGTGGACCTACCCGGTGGCCCACGGGATGCCGGCCGCGATCGAGCGGGCCTCGGAGCTCGAACGGGAGACGCTTGCCGCGGTTTCCACGTTCGGGGCGGAAGCCGATCCGCTCCGGGAACTCGTCGGCATGGTGCGGAACAGGAGGAAGTGACGTTGACTGATTCTCCCCGCCCGGCGCCGATCCGGTCGCCGGCGGAACTGAAAAAAGTACCTCGCGACCAGCTTCCGGCCGTCGCCGCGGAATTGCGGGAGACGATCGTCCGCAACGTCGCGCACACCGGGGGACACCTCGCTTCGAGCCTCGGCGTGGTGGAGCTCACGATCGCCCTCCACTACGTGTTCGACTGCCCGCGGGACCGGATCGTCTGGGACGTCGGGCACCAGGCCTACGCCCACAAGATCCTCACGGGGAGGCGGGACGCCTTCCCGACGCTGCGGACCTTCGGGGGGATCTCCGGATTCCCGCGCATCTCCGAAAGCCCCTGCGACGCCTTCGGCACCGGGCACTCCGGCACGTCGATCTCCGCGGCCCTCGGGATGGCGGTCGCCCGGGATCTTCGGAAGGGAACGAACCGCGTCGTCGCCGTCATCGGGGACGGCTCCCTCTCCTCCGGTCTCGCCCTCGAGGGGCTGAACCAGGCGGGTCACAAGAAACGCGACCTGATCGTCATCCTCAACGACAACGAGTGGTCGATCTCACAGAACGTCGGCGCCCTTTCCGGGTACCTCAACCGGATGATGACCGGAAAGCTCTACACTTCGTTCCGGAAGCGGGTCGAGACGATCCTGAAATCGATGCCCCACGGCGCCTTCATGGCGCGGATCGCGAAGAAGTCCGAGGAGCTGACGAAAGGATTCATCGTCCCCGGCCTCCTGTTCGAGGAGCTCGGCTACACCTACATCGGCCCGATCCCGGGACACGACCTCGAGGTCCTCATCGGGACGCTCCAGAACCTCGAGAACATCGAGGGGCCCGTGCTCGTCCACGTGGTGACGTCGAAGGGAAAGGGATACGCGCCGGCGGAGGCGAACCCGGAATATTTCCACGGGGTGGGCGCCTTCGACCCGGAGACCGGGAAGGGGATCGGGAAGGCGTCGGCGCCGTCCTACACGGACGTCTTCTCCGACGCGATCGTCGAGCTCGCGAGGGAAAACCCGAAGATCGTCGCCATCACCGCGGCGATGTGCGGAGGGACGGGCCTGAAAAAATTCCGCGGGGCGTTTCCCGACCGGTTCTTCGACGTGGGGATCGCGGAAGCCCACGCGGTGACCTTCGCCGCGGGGCTTGCCCGCGAAGGGAAGATCCCCGTCGTGGCGATCTACTCGACCTTCCTGCAGCGCGCCTTCGACCAGATCATCCACGACGTCTGCCTCCAGAAGCTCCCCGTGGTGTTCATGATCGACCGCGCCGGCCTCGTCGGGGCCGACGGGGCCACGCACCAGGGGCTGTTCGACCTGTCGTTCCTGCGCCAGATCCCCGAAATGGCGCTCATGGCGCCGCGCGACGAGGCCGAGCTGGTCCGGATGCTGAGGACCGCGGTGGCCGCCGGTCGTCCCGTGGCGATCCGCTATCCGCGGGGGTCGGGGCCGGGGACGGCGATCCCTTCCGGTCCCGGACCCGGGCAGGTCGCCTGGGGAAAGGGGGAACTTCTCGCGGAAGGAAAGGATGTACTCCTCATCGGAATCGGTTCGACCGTGGCGACGTGCCTCGAGGCGGCGGAGGAGTTGCGGAAACACGGCGTTTCCGCGGCGGTGGTCGATCCCCGGTTCGTGAAGCCGCTCGACGCGGACCTGCTCCTGCCGCTGGTCCACCGGATCGGGCGTGTCCTGACCGTGGAAGAGAACGTTCTCGCGGGGGGGTTCGGCAGCGCGGTGCTGGAACTTCTCGAGGAGCACGAAGAGCATCCCCACCGGTTCCGCCGGATCGGCGTCCGCGACCGGTTCGTCGAGCACGGCGCCCCCGCGCAGCTGCGCGAGGAGTGCGGTCTGACCTCCGCGCACATCGTTTCCGAGGCGTTGCGGATCTGTCATGACGGGAAGTCTCTCTTCCCCTCGATCCTCGACGGCATCCGGTCCCGCCTCGAGAAGATTGTCTGATTCGCAGCGCCCGGCGGCCGGTGCGCGCCGCCGGCTCGACGCCGAGCTCGTTTTGCGGGGGATCGTGGAGACCCGGGCGAAGGCCCAGGGCCTGATCCTCGCCGGGAGGGTCCTCCTCGCCGGGGTCGTCTGCGCGAAATGCGGGACGCCGGTGAAGGAGGGCGCGGACGTAGCGCTCCTGCCGTCCGCCCACCCGTTCGCCTCGCGGGGCGGGGGGAAGCTCTCGGGTGCGCTCGACGATCTCGGCGTCGATCCGGCGGGGTGCGTGGCGCTCGACGTGGGCGCGTCGACGGGCGGCTTCACCGACTGCCTGCTCCGGCGCGGCGCCTCCCGCGTCTACGCGGTCGACGTGGGGGAACATCTGCTCGACGACCGCCTGCTGCATGACCCGCGTGTCGTCTCCCTCGAAAAGGTGAACTTCCGCCACGCCGCCGGGGACCTGCTGCCGGAAAAAGTGACGCTCGCGGTCGTCGACGTCTCCTTCATCTCCCTGCGGCACATCCTGCCGGTGCTCCCGCGCTTCCTCGCCCCCGGGGCCGAGGTCCTCCCGCTCGTGAAGCCGCAGTTCGAGGTGGGGAAGGGCCGCGTCGGCAAGGGGGGCGTCGTCCGGGACGACGCGCTTCGCCGCGAGGCGGTCGACGGGATCGCGGCGTTCGCACGCGAAACCGGGTACGAACTCCTCGCCGAGGCGGAGAGCCGCGTCCCCGGCCCGAAGGGGAACCGCGAGGTGTTCCTCCACCTCCGGTGGAAAGGTCCCTTGACTTCGGGGGGGGCGGCAGGTAATTTTCTTGAATATACGCGGAGGTCTTGCCGATAAGGCGACAAGGATGGCACATCACGCCTTTCGGGCGGGGAAACGGGGTGCGGACGATGAAGCGTGCGTCGGTGAAGTTGGGGACCTTCGCGGTGGCGGGCATGTTGTTCCTCCTTCCGGTCGGTGCGTTCGCTCAGCAGGCGCCGGCGGAAACGGCGAAATCGTCCGAGGGGATCGTCCACACGGTAGTGGCGGGGGACACGCTCTGGGATCTTTCCGCGAAATATCTCGGGACGCCGTGGAAGTGGACGGAGATCTGGGAGCGGAACCGCTTCCTCACCAATCCGCACTACATCTATCCCGGCATCCAGGTCGTGATCGTCCCGCCGAGGGCGAGGGAGATCGCGCTCGGGCAGGAGTCGGCGTCCGGGTCCGGGCCCGGCGAAACGGCGGCCGAGGCCGCTCCGCCCGCGGAGGCGGTAAAGCCCGCGGTTCCGCCCGTTGTCCCTCCGCGCGTGCCGTACCTCGACATCAAGCCGGCGGATTTCGTCCGTGCCGGGGAGTTTTTGAAGGAGGCGCCGAAGGGGATCGGGAACATCGAGGGAGGGAAGGAACCGAAGGTCGGGTTCGTCGAAGGCGACACGGTCTACCTCTCGCTCGGAAAGGAGATCCCGGCGGGCCAGCTGCTGGGTGTCTACCGGGTCCGGGGACCGATCGATCATCCCGGGAAACGTTCGATTTCCGGATACGTAAAATACCTGATCGGGGTGATCCAGGCGGGGCGGGACGTCGACGGGCAAGCGACCGCGAGAGTGCGGCAATCGTTCGAGGACCTCACGCGCGCCGACCTGATCTCGGAGGAGATCCCGGCGTACGCGCCGGTGCGGATCGACCCGGGAGCGGACGGCATCCCGTCCTCGGTGATCACCGGGCGTCTCGAGAACAAGGAGCTCGCGCAGGGCGATTTCATCTACCTCGACCAGGGCGCGTCCGCGGGCGTGGCGGTGGGGAACGTCTTCCGCCTGTTCGTCCCGACCGGGGCGGCGTCCGGGGCGTCGTCGTCTTCCGCTTCGGGCACGGTCCTGTTCGAGGTGGCGAGGGCGGTCGTGGTCCGCGTGTCGCCGGAGTTCGCCACGGC from Deltaproteobacteria bacterium CG2_30_66_27 includes:
- a CDS encoding 1-deoxy-D-xylulose-5-phosphate synthase codes for the protein MRSPAELKKVPRDQLPAVAAELRETIVRNVAHTGGHLASSLGVVELTIALHYVFDCPRDRIVWDVGHQAYAHKILTGRRDAFPTLRTFGGISGFPRISESPCDAFGTGHSGTSISAALGMAVARDLRKGTNRVVAVIGDGSLSSGLALEGLNQAGHKKRDLIVILNDNEWSISQNVGALSGYLNRMMTGKLYTSFRKRVETILKSMPHGAFMARIAKKSEELTKGFIVPGLLFEELGYTYIGPIPGHDLEVLIGTLQNLENIEGPVLVHVVTSKGKGYAPAEANPEYFHGVGAFDPETGKGIGKASAPSYTDVFSDAIVELARENPKIVAITAAMCGGTGLKKFRGAFPDRFFDVGIAEAHAVTFAAGLAREGKIPVVAIYSTFLQRAFDQIIHDVCLQKLPVVFMIDRAGLVGADGATHQGLFDLSFLRQIPEMALMAPRDEAELVRMLRTAVAAGRPVAIRYPRGSGPGTAIPSGPGPGQVAWGKGELLAEGKDVLLIGIGSTVATCLEAAEELRKHGVSAAVVDPRFVKPLDADLLLPLVHRIGRVLTVEENVLAGGFGSAVLELLEEHEEHPHRFRRIGVRDRFVEHGAPAQLREECGLTSAHIVSEALRICHDGKSLFPSILDGIRSRLEKIV
- a CDS encoding exodeoxyribonuclease VII small subunit, with amino-acid sequence MAEKGKEPSFEEALKGLEAVVERLESGEPPLEESIRLFEEGMRLSETCRKRLDEADRKIELLLRKPGGVSRETAEEEDILDRPQGKEE
- a CDS encoding exodeoxyribonuclease VII large subunit, whose protein sequence is MERDLFGALPEGDVLSVTELTGKIKRLLESSFRTVRVEGEVSNYKRYEASGHRYFSLKDEGAQIRVVLFRGNERNIHGEIRDGQTVIVTGSLGVFEKKGEYQIYARSVEVRGVGNLLVELERRKRRLAEEGLFDAARKRPLPPFPRRVGIVTSLHGAVLRDMVRVARSRFPGVAIVLAPSAVQGEGAAAEIAAALDAMYAFGDADVVLVGRGGGSIEDLWAFNEEAVVRAIVRSPVPVISAVGHETDFTLADLAADHRAPTPTAAAQMAVPDRVELLDRVAALFLRGRRADARSRETARQEWRIAAGKLSDPRPLLQGKRYAVDALSSTLVDLARSAVRDGRETVERLSASVRIHSPAAWVSGRRGELAVLLARARSAADARKRRLRSDLDLLRGKLASLNPTAVLTRGYAIALDRATGKAVRSVAEACPGRALEIRVSDGAFGAVVTEPKP